The following coding sequences lie in one Vibrio aerogenes genomic window:
- a CDS encoding GNAT family N-acetyltransferase, giving the protein MLNSETSRIRLTAPSVAHAAEVYDAIQESKTVLEEYLPWVPEHMTQAFVVSTTEEAIQNFETCQKELRLTIWHRQTNCLLGMIGLIIRDMSVPYFEIGYWLRTSVTGHGYASEAVGLVEQYAIEKFGALRIEIKAASCNMKSRAVAERCGYQFDGILRNARRLPSGKLAHTAIYSKTYPE; this is encoded by the coding sequence ATGCTGAATTCAGAAACATCCCGTATCAGACTGACGGCTCCGTCTGTTGCCCATGCGGCTGAAGTTTATGATGCTATACAAGAAAGTAAAACCGTACTGGAAGAATATCTTCCCTGGGTACCAGAGCACATGACACAGGCGTTTGTTGTCAGCACAACGGAGGAGGCGATACAGAATTTTGAGACTTGTCAGAAAGAGCTCAGACTGACTATCTGGCACCGGCAGACGAATTGCTTACTTGGGATGATTGGATTAATTATCCGTGATATGTCCGTGCCATATTTTGAAATTGGCTACTGGCTCAGGACATCGGTGACAGGTCACGGCTATGCCTCAGAAGCTGTGGGGCTTGTGGAGCAATATGCGATTGAAAAATTCGGAGCGCTGCGGATTGAGATCAAAGCGGCCTCCTGCAACATGAAAAGCCGGGCAGTTGCTGAACGTTGTGGTTATCAGTTTGATGGCATCCTCCGCAATGCCCGGCGGTTACCATCAGGAAAACTGGCGCATACAGCCATTTACAGCAAGACTTACCCAGAATAA
- a CDS encoding glutathionylspermidine synthase family protein — translation MRKITLNVVPDYDQLEDDCPRTTAIAALHGDQTPLTPLQDEFVFPENQSGQTPFYTFTREEVKALNIASEQVYNLLADSLDFLFSAKYRHLIPEFYGKEFIQAYPEFVDYAIYTFQNEHEAIYGRFDIAYDFEQGKVLGFYEGNLDTPTMYYDSVVMQHHLLTRLGREQAQYNLHQENLAKNIRKVLGPQEKRIAFLCDTNITEDCITTELLFHTFNDHCDDIVLFSDINQLRYDFSASRNKWVLDEIEVDVIFTLYPWEDMVADLYADSPNPLTEWQKWAGKTRFLEPAWRWFISNKGVWAWLTYLKDVLAADDPALAQFVHENEAAWQYVIPSYMDKPPWLKNYVRKPLQGRMSNNIGFYENDQLTHETEGFYAEDDCIYQAVCPTTSADGGHTRAIVCTWLAPWDQGLPLDMESSGIAVREFTGEVLKVKHERFMPHIVTD, via the coding sequence ATGAGAAAAATCACACTGAATGTCGTTCCGGATTATGATCAACTGGAGGACGATTGCCCCCGTACAACCGCAATTGCCGCACTTCATGGCGACCAAACGCCATTGACACCACTGCAAGATGAATTTGTATTTCCGGAGAACCAATCCGGTCAAACTCCGTTTTACACGTTCACCCGTGAGGAAGTCAAAGCACTGAATATTGCGTCCGAGCAGGTTTATAATTTGCTGGCTGATTCGCTCGATTTTCTTTTCAGTGCCAAATACCGGCATCTGATTCCTGAGTTTTACGGCAAAGAATTTATTCAGGCCTATCCGGAATTTGTCGATTACGCCATTTACACCTTTCAAAATGAGCATGAAGCTATTTATGGCCGCTTTGACATTGCCTATGACTTTGAACAGGGAAAAGTCCTCGGGTTTTATGAAGGGAACCTCGATACACCGACGATGTATTATGACAGTGTGGTGATGCAGCACCATTTGCTCACCCGGCTGGGACGTGAGCAGGCACAGTACAATCTGCATCAGGAAAATCTGGCTAAAAATATCCGCAAAGTTTTAGGCCCGCAGGAAAAACGTATTGCTTTTTTATGTGATACGAACATCACCGAAGACTGCATCACAACAGAACTGCTTTTCCACACATTTAATGATCATTGCGACGATATCGTTCTGTTTTCAGATATCAACCAGCTCAGATATGACTTTTCTGCCAGCCGCAACAAATGGGTGCTGGATGAGATCGAAGTTGATGTCATATTTACTTTATATCCCTGGGAAGATATGGTCGCCGATTTATACGCGGACTCCCCTAACCCACTCACAGAGTGGCAAAAATGGGCTGGTAAAACCCGCTTTCTTGAACCGGCGTGGCGTTGGTTTATTTCAAACAAAGGTGTCTGGGCCTGGCTGACTTATCTGAAAGATGTGCTTGCTGCTGACGATCCGGCGCTGGCTCAGTTTGTTCACGAAAATGAAGCCGCATGGCAATATGTGATTCCTTCTTATATGGACAAACCGCCCTGGCTGAAAAACTATGTCCGTAAACCACTTCAGGGCCGGATGAGCAACAATATCGGCTTCTATGAAAATGACCAGCTGACTCATGAAACGGAAGGATTCTATGCTGAAGACGACTGTATTTATCAGGCTGTTTGTCCAACCACATCAGCAGATGGTGGCCACACACGCGCAATTGTCTGTACCTGGCTCGCGCCATGGGATCAAGGACTCCCGCTGGATATGGAGTCATCAGGCATTGCTGTGCGGGAATTCACCGGTGAAGTACTGAAAGTCAAACACGAACGCTTTATGCCACATATTGTGACGGATTAA